In Persephonella sp., the DNA window TCTTTTTTATACCTCCTTTATTGTTCTTCCATGAAGTAATCTGTCATTGATTTTTTCCTGTAAGCTCCTGAGTAGAAATACTTCAGTATTTTTAAAAAATCCTCTTTAGGCCATGCTCCAAAAAGGCTTTTTATCTTTTCACCGTTTTGTTTTACAAAATGGAATGTGGGAGTTCCAAGATAACCGTATTCTTCTCTAACAAACATTCCATCTTCACTGCATTTTCTCACCTTTATGGGAACAAAGTATCTATTAACTATCTCCTGTACCTCTTTGTCCTTAAAAGTCTTAGCTTCCATCTCCCTACAGTAATGGCATTTTGGGGAATAAACGTATATCATCACTATCTTTCCTTCTTTTAAGGCTTTACCAAACCCTTTGTTTAGATCAAGCCACCTGATATCTCCGTAACAGATACCAAAAACAAAAAGAATAAGAAAGGCACTTTTTTTCATCTTCTACTCCAGAGAAAGAAGAAATGCTGTTATAGCACATACGTCGTCGTAAGAAAGTTTCCCTGTTGTAAGGTTTACAGTCATTATGTTGTAGTAAGGCTCTTTCTGATATTCAGGTGGTATCTGCACCCTGTAATCTGCCACCCTCTGGAAAAGCCATGAAACGGTCTTTTTCTGTCCTCCTAAGTAATCAGCCTTCATTAATGTACTTCTGTAATGGGCAAGGTTAGGACCTATGTTTCCACAACCAACAGAACCGGGGGCACAGTGACAGGCAACACAGTTAGCTGTCTTTTTGTCGTTAAAAAGTTTTTTACCCTTTGGTGCCATTTTTTTTATGAAGTCTGGGTTGCTCAGCTTGCAGTTGGAAGGAACAGCATAAATTCTTGGTCCTGGTGGAATATCCTTCATCATTATCTGTTTTGCATCTGGATGTTCAAACTCAACTTTACCTGCTTGGGATTTTCCAGCTGAGAAAACAAGGAAAACAGAACCTACAATCAGGTAGAAAAGATGTCCCATTTTCATCACTTAACCTCCGATTTTTTG includes these proteins:
- a CDS encoding thioredoxin fold domain-containing protein, with amino-acid sequence MKKSAFLILFVFGICYGDIRWLDLNKGFGKALKEGKIVMIYVYSPKCHYCREMEAKTFKDKEVQEIVNRYFVPIKVRKCSEDGMFVREEYGYLGTPTFHFVKQNGEKIKSLFGAWPKEDFLKILKYFYSGAYRKKSMTDYFMEEQ
- the soxX gene encoding sulfur oxidation c-type cytochrome SoxX, with the translated sequence MKMGHLFYLIVGSVFLVFSAGKSQAGKVEFEHPDAKQIMMKDIPPGPRIYAVPSNCKLSNPDFIKKMAPKGKKLFNDKKTANCVACHCAPGSVGCGNIGPNLAHYRSTLMKADYLGGQKKTVSWLFQRVADYRVQIPPEYQKEPYYNIMTVNLTTGKLSYDDVCAITAFLLSLE